A genomic segment from Benincasa hispida cultivar B227 unplaced genomic scaffold, ASM972705v1 Contig182, whole genome shotgun sequence encodes:
- the LOC120069039 gene encoding cysteine-rich receptor-like protein kinase 29 isoform X1 — MTDSRIVCSTTLSLLLLALIGHPLAFAQPRFLRYKCVDGGYNNRTTDGAAYKANLNHLFSTLTTDHQIDYGFYNFSYGAGENRANVIGLCRGDISVETCRKCLNDSTDLLPVRCPTQREAIGWHENCMLRYSDRPILGSMELSPSILVGHPFNASNPEGFTQAARKLILSLIDQASAGDSRVKFSTGNITLPNLPTIYAFAQCTPDLSQRQCNECFVGALPKIHECCDGKLEARVLTPSCQFRYGAYSVTQSPPSTSLLPSPVPPLLNKSTHHGNKNKTSETFIAVVVPIALVVVLSLTIIIYMGLRKSSPKPDEEESTGPTEEETTTMGLLQFDFDSIKMATDEFSDENKVGEGGFGSVYKGKLPNGRIVAVKRLSQASRQGVIEFKNELLLVSKLHHRNLVKLLGFSFKENEKSLIYEFLYNGSLQNFIFDPLKRQSLDWATRYKIIEDIVRGLIYLHEDSRIKIIHRNLKASNILLDVEMNAKISDFGIARLFASEQTQTNTSTIIGTCGYMAPEYIRHGYLSSKSDVFSFGVLLLEIVTGQKNNRILSNVDNIEDPLISYAWRNWREGTPLNIVDPSIEVQREIRNKVTRCIHIGLLCIQEKVDERPKMTTVLLMLNGDLTNFPNPSQPSFFMNDRTQHNRS, encoded by the exons ATGACTGATTCAAGAATTGTTTGTTCAACCACTCTGAGTTTGTTGCTGTTGGCACTGATTGGCCATCCTCTGGCATTTGCTCAGCCCAGATTTTTGCGCTATAAATGCGTGGACGGAGGCTATAACAACCGCACAACTGACGGCGCCGCCTACAAAGCCAATCTGAATCACCTCTTCTCCACCCTCACCACCGACCATCAAATTGACTATGGCTTCTACAACTTCTCTTACGGTGCCGGCGAAAACAGAGCAAACGTCATCGGACTCTGCAGAGGGGACATTTCGGTGGAAACTTGCCGGAAATGCCTCAACGACTCCACAGATCTTCTCCCTGTGCGCTGTCCGACCCAAAGGGAAGCGATTGGATGGCACGAAAATTGCATGCTCCGCTACTCCGACCGCCCCATCCTCGGCTCCATGGAACTTTCACCGTCTATTCTTGTGGGGCATCCGTTCAATGCGTCGAATCCGGAAGGGTTCACTCAGGCGGCTAGGAAGCTGATTTTGAGTCTCATAGACCAGGCCTCCGCCGGCGATTCCCGTGTAAAATTTTCGACTGGGAACATAACTCTTCCAAATTTGCCAACAATTTATGCTTTCGCCCAGTGCACCCCGGATTTGTCCCAGCGGCAGTGCAACGAGTGCTTCGTTGGGGCTCTGCCTAAAATCCATGAGTGCTGTGATGGAAAACTTGAGGCCAGAGTTCTTACGCCCAGTTGTCAATTTCGATATGGGGCTTACTCTGTCACTCAATCGCCGCCGTCAACATCCCTGTTGCCTTCCCCTGTTCCTCCTCTTCTTAACAAAAGTACCCACCATG gaaataaaaataaaacctcAGAAACTTTCATAGCTGTGGTTGTGCCAATTGCCCTCGTTGTAGTTTTATCACTGACGATTATCATCTACATGGGCCTAAGAAAAAGTAGTCCAAAACCCGATGAAGAAGAAT CGACAGGTCCAACTGAGGAAGAAACGACGACAATGGGGTTATTGCAGTTCGATTTCGACTCCATTAAAATGGCAACAGATGAATTTTCAGATGAAAATAAAGTTGGGGAAGGTGGGTTTGGATCTGTTTACAAG GGAAAGCTTCCAAACGGACGAATCGTTGCGGTGAAACGGCTGTCTCAAGCTTCAAGGCAGGGAGTTATTGAGTTTAAGAACGAACTCCTTTTGGTATCTAAGCTTCACCATCGAAATTTAGTTAAGCTTTTGGGCTTCTCCttcaaagaaaatgaaaagtcTCTCATTTATGAGTTTTTGTACAATGGAAgtcttcaaaatttcattttcg ATCCTCTCAAGCGCCAAAGTTTAGATTGGGCAACACGCTATAAAATTATAGAAGACATTGTTCGAGGACTTATCTATCTTCATGAAGACTCCCGAATCAAAATTATTCATCGAAACTTGAAAGCTAGTAACATTTTATTAGATGTTGAGATGAATGCTAAAATTTCAGATTTTGGTATTGCAAGATTATTCGCATCTGAACAAACACAGACCAATACATCTACCATAATTGGCACTTG TGGGTATATGGCTCCTGAATACATAAGACATGGCTATCTCTCATCAAAGTCAGATGTCTTTAGCTTCGGTGTTTTACTTTTAGAGATTGTGACTGGACAAAAAAATAACCGAATTCTTAGCAACGTTGATAATATAGAAGACCCACTTATAAGCTAT GCATGGAGAAATTGGAGGGAGGGAACACCATTGAATATTGTAGATCCTTCTATTGAAGTTCAAAGGGAGATAAGAAATAAAGTGACACGATGCATTCATATCGGGTTACTTTGCATTCAAGAAAAGGTGGATGAAAGACCAAAAATGACTACGGTACTTCTCATGCTTAACGGTGACTTGACTAATTTTCCAAATCCCTCCCAACCTTCTTTCTTTATGAAT
- the LOC120069039 gene encoding cysteine-rich receptor-like protein kinase 29 isoform X2: protein MTDSRIVCSTTLSLLLLALIGHPLAFAQPRFLRYKCVDGGYNNRTTDGAAYKANLNHLFSTLTTDHQIDYGFYNFSYGAGENRANVIGLCRGDISVETCRKCLNDSTDLLPVRCPTQREAIGWHENCMLRYSDRPILGSMELSPSILVGHPFNASNPEGFTQAARKLILSLIDQASAGDSRVKFSTGNITLPNLPTIYAFAQCTPDLSQRQCNECFVGALPKIHECCDGKLEARVLTPSCQFRYGAYSVTQSPPSTSLLPSPVPPLLNKSTHHGNKNKTSETFIAVVVPIALVVVLSLTIIIYMGLRKSSPKPDEEECPTEEETTTMGLLQFDFDSIKMATDEFSDENKVGEGGFGSVYKGKLPNGRIVAVKRLSQASRQGVIEFKNELLLVSKLHHRNLVKLLGFSFKENEKSLIYEFLYNGSLQNFIFDPLKRQSLDWATRYKIIEDIVRGLIYLHEDSRIKIIHRNLKASNILLDVEMNAKISDFGIARLFASEQTQTNTSTIIGTCGYMAPEYIRHGYLSSKSDVFSFGVLLLEIVTGQKNNRILSNVDNIEDPLISYAWRNWREGTPLNIVDPSIEVQREIRNKVTRCIHIGLLCIQEKVDERPKMTTVLLMLNGDLTNFPNPSQPSFFMNDRTQHNRS from the exons ATGACTGATTCAAGAATTGTTTGTTCAACCACTCTGAGTTTGTTGCTGTTGGCACTGATTGGCCATCCTCTGGCATTTGCTCAGCCCAGATTTTTGCGCTATAAATGCGTGGACGGAGGCTATAACAACCGCACAACTGACGGCGCCGCCTACAAAGCCAATCTGAATCACCTCTTCTCCACCCTCACCACCGACCATCAAATTGACTATGGCTTCTACAACTTCTCTTACGGTGCCGGCGAAAACAGAGCAAACGTCATCGGACTCTGCAGAGGGGACATTTCGGTGGAAACTTGCCGGAAATGCCTCAACGACTCCACAGATCTTCTCCCTGTGCGCTGTCCGACCCAAAGGGAAGCGATTGGATGGCACGAAAATTGCATGCTCCGCTACTCCGACCGCCCCATCCTCGGCTCCATGGAACTTTCACCGTCTATTCTTGTGGGGCATCCGTTCAATGCGTCGAATCCGGAAGGGTTCACTCAGGCGGCTAGGAAGCTGATTTTGAGTCTCATAGACCAGGCCTCCGCCGGCGATTCCCGTGTAAAATTTTCGACTGGGAACATAACTCTTCCAAATTTGCCAACAATTTATGCTTTCGCCCAGTGCACCCCGGATTTGTCCCAGCGGCAGTGCAACGAGTGCTTCGTTGGGGCTCTGCCTAAAATCCATGAGTGCTGTGATGGAAAACTTGAGGCCAGAGTTCTTACGCCCAGTTGTCAATTTCGATATGGGGCTTACTCTGTCACTCAATCGCCGCCGTCAACATCCCTGTTGCCTTCCCCTGTTCCTCCTCTTCTTAACAAAAGTACCCACCATG gaaataaaaataaaacctcAGAAACTTTCATAGCTGTGGTTGTGCCAATTGCCCTCGTTGTAGTTTTATCACTGACGATTATCATCTACATGGGCCTAAGAAAAAGTAGTCCAAAACCCGATGAAGAAGAAT GTCCAACTGAGGAAGAAACGACGACAATGGGGTTATTGCAGTTCGATTTCGACTCCATTAAAATGGCAACAGATGAATTTTCAGATGAAAATAAAGTTGGGGAAGGTGGGTTTGGATCTGTTTACAAG GGAAAGCTTCCAAACGGACGAATCGTTGCGGTGAAACGGCTGTCTCAAGCTTCAAGGCAGGGAGTTATTGAGTTTAAGAACGAACTCCTTTTGGTATCTAAGCTTCACCATCGAAATTTAGTTAAGCTTTTGGGCTTCTCCttcaaagaaaatgaaaagtcTCTCATTTATGAGTTTTTGTACAATGGAAgtcttcaaaatttcattttcg ATCCTCTCAAGCGCCAAAGTTTAGATTGGGCAACACGCTATAAAATTATAGAAGACATTGTTCGAGGACTTATCTATCTTCATGAAGACTCCCGAATCAAAATTATTCATCGAAACTTGAAAGCTAGTAACATTTTATTAGATGTTGAGATGAATGCTAAAATTTCAGATTTTGGTATTGCAAGATTATTCGCATCTGAACAAACACAGACCAATACATCTACCATAATTGGCACTTG TGGGTATATGGCTCCTGAATACATAAGACATGGCTATCTCTCATCAAAGTCAGATGTCTTTAGCTTCGGTGTTTTACTTTTAGAGATTGTGACTGGACAAAAAAATAACCGAATTCTTAGCAACGTTGATAATATAGAAGACCCACTTATAAGCTAT GCATGGAGAAATTGGAGGGAGGGAACACCATTGAATATTGTAGATCCTTCTATTGAAGTTCAAAGGGAGATAAGAAATAAAGTGACACGATGCATTCATATCGGGTTACTTTGCATTCAAGAAAAGGTGGATGAAAGACCAAAAATGACTACGGTACTTCTCATGCTTAACGGTGACTTGACTAATTTTCCAAATCCCTCCCAACCTTCTTTCTTTATGAAT
- the LOC120069039 gene encoding cysteine-rich receptor-like protein kinase 29 isoform X4, translating to MTDSRIVCSTTLSLLLLALIGHPLAFAQPRFLRYKCVDGGYNNRTTDGAAYKANLNHLFSTLTTDHQIDYGFYNFSYGAGENRANVIGLCRGDISVETCRKCLNDSTDLLPVRCPTQREAIGWHENCMLRYSDRPILGSMELSPSILVGHPFNASNPEGFTQAARKLILSLIDQASAGDSRVKFSTGNITLPNLPTIYAFAQCTPDLSQRQCNECFVGALPKIHECCDGKLEARVLTPSCQFRYGAYSVTQSPPSTSLLPSPVPPLLNKSTHHGNKNKTSETFIAVVVPIALVVVLSLTIIIYMGLRKSSPKPDEEESTGPTEEETTTMGLLQFDFDSIKMATDEFSDENKVGEGGFGSVYKGKLPNGRIVAVKRLSQASRQGVIEFKNELLLVSKLHHRNLVKLLGFSFKENEKSLIYEFLYNGSLQNFIFDPLKRQSLDWATRYKIIEDIVRGLIYLHEDSRIKIIHRNLKASNILLDVEMNAKISDFGIARLFASEQTQTNTSTIIGTCGYMAPEYIRHGYLSSKSDVFSFGVLLLEIVTGQKNNRILSNVDNIEDPLISYAWRNWREGTPLNIVDPSIEVQREIRNKVTRCIHIGLLCIQEKVDERPKMTTGP from the exons ATGACTGATTCAAGAATTGTTTGTTCAACCACTCTGAGTTTGTTGCTGTTGGCACTGATTGGCCATCCTCTGGCATTTGCTCAGCCCAGATTTTTGCGCTATAAATGCGTGGACGGAGGCTATAACAACCGCACAACTGACGGCGCCGCCTACAAAGCCAATCTGAATCACCTCTTCTCCACCCTCACCACCGACCATCAAATTGACTATGGCTTCTACAACTTCTCTTACGGTGCCGGCGAAAACAGAGCAAACGTCATCGGACTCTGCAGAGGGGACATTTCGGTGGAAACTTGCCGGAAATGCCTCAACGACTCCACAGATCTTCTCCCTGTGCGCTGTCCGACCCAAAGGGAAGCGATTGGATGGCACGAAAATTGCATGCTCCGCTACTCCGACCGCCCCATCCTCGGCTCCATGGAACTTTCACCGTCTATTCTTGTGGGGCATCCGTTCAATGCGTCGAATCCGGAAGGGTTCACTCAGGCGGCTAGGAAGCTGATTTTGAGTCTCATAGACCAGGCCTCCGCCGGCGATTCCCGTGTAAAATTTTCGACTGGGAACATAACTCTTCCAAATTTGCCAACAATTTATGCTTTCGCCCAGTGCACCCCGGATTTGTCCCAGCGGCAGTGCAACGAGTGCTTCGTTGGGGCTCTGCCTAAAATCCATGAGTGCTGTGATGGAAAACTTGAGGCCAGAGTTCTTACGCCCAGTTGTCAATTTCGATATGGGGCTTACTCTGTCACTCAATCGCCGCCGTCAACATCCCTGTTGCCTTCCCCTGTTCCTCCTCTTCTTAACAAAAGTACCCACCATG gaaataaaaataaaacctcAGAAACTTTCATAGCTGTGGTTGTGCCAATTGCCCTCGTTGTAGTTTTATCACTGACGATTATCATCTACATGGGCCTAAGAAAAAGTAGTCCAAAACCCGATGAAGAAGAAT CGACAGGTCCAACTGAGGAAGAAACGACGACAATGGGGTTATTGCAGTTCGATTTCGACTCCATTAAAATGGCAACAGATGAATTTTCAGATGAAAATAAAGTTGGGGAAGGTGGGTTTGGATCTGTTTACAAG GGAAAGCTTCCAAACGGACGAATCGTTGCGGTGAAACGGCTGTCTCAAGCTTCAAGGCAGGGAGTTATTGAGTTTAAGAACGAACTCCTTTTGGTATCTAAGCTTCACCATCGAAATTTAGTTAAGCTTTTGGGCTTCTCCttcaaagaaaatgaaaagtcTCTCATTTATGAGTTTTTGTACAATGGAAgtcttcaaaatttcattttcg ATCCTCTCAAGCGCCAAAGTTTAGATTGGGCAACACGCTATAAAATTATAGAAGACATTGTTCGAGGACTTATCTATCTTCATGAAGACTCCCGAATCAAAATTATTCATCGAAACTTGAAAGCTAGTAACATTTTATTAGATGTTGAGATGAATGCTAAAATTTCAGATTTTGGTATTGCAAGATTATTCGCATCTGAACAAACACAGACCAATACATCTACCATAATTGGCACTTG TGGGTATATGGCTCCTGAATACATAAGACATGGCTATCTCTCATCAAAGTCAGATGTCTTTAGCTTCGGTGTTTTACTTTTAGAGATTGTGACTGGACAAAAAAATAACCGAATTCTTAGCAACGTTGATAATATAGAAGACCCACTTATAAGCTAT GCATGGAGAAATTGGAGGGAGGGAACACCATTGAATATTGTAGATCCTTCTATTGAAGTTCAAAGGGAGATAAGAAATAAAGTGACACGATGCATTCATATCGGGTTACTTTGCATTCAAGAAAAGGTGGATGAAAGACCAAAAATGACTACG
- the LOC120069039 gene encoding cysteine-rich receptor-like protein kinase 29 isoform X3: MTDSRIVCSTTLSLLLLALIGHPLAFAQPRFLRYKCVDGGYNNRTTDGAAYKANLNHLFSTLTTDHQIDYGFYNFSYGAGENRANVIGLCRGDISVETCRKCLNDSTDLLPVRCPTQREAIGWHENCMLRYSDRPILGSMELSPSILVGHPFNASNPEGFTQAARKLILSLIDQASAGDSRVKFSTGNITLPNLPTIYAFAQCTPDLSQRQCNECFVGALPKIHECCDGKLEARVLTPSCQFRYGAYSVTQSPPSTSLLPSPVPPLLNKSTHHGNKNKTSETFIAVVVPIALVVVLSLTIIIYMGLRKSSPKPDEEESTGPTEEETTTMGLLQFDFDSIKMATDEFSDENKVGEGGFGSVYKGKLPNGRIVAVKRLSQASRQGVIEFKNELLLVSKLHHRNLVKLLGFSFKENEKSLIYEFLYNGSLQNFIFDPLKRQSLDWATRYKIIEDIVRGLIYLHEDSRIKIIHRNLKASNILLDVEMNAKISDFGIARLFASEQTQTNTSTIIGTCGYMAPEYIRHGYLSSKSDVFSFGVLLLEIVTGQKNNRILSNVDNIEDPLISYAWRNWREGTPLNIVDPSIEVQREIRNKVTRCIHIGLLCIQEKVDERPKMTTVQCDGAV; encoded by the exons ATGACTGATTCAAGAATTGTTTGTTCAACCACTCTGAGTTTGTTGCTGTTGGCACTGATTGGCCATCCTCTGGCATTTGCTCAGCCCAGATTTTTGCGCTATAAATGCGTGGACGGAGGCTATAACAACCGCACAACTGACGGCGCCGCCTACAAAGCCAATCTGAATCACCTCTTCTCCACCCTCACCACCGACCATCAAATTGACTATGGCTTCTACAACTTCTCTTACGGTGCCGGCGAAAACAGAGCAAACGTCATCGGACTCTGCAGAGGGGACATTTCGGTGGAAACTTGCCGGAAATGCCTCAACGACTCCACAGATCTTCTCCCTGTGCGCTGTCCGACCCAAAGGGAAGCGATTGGATGGCACGAAAATTGCATGCTCCGCTACTCCGACCGCCCCATCCTCGGCTCCATGGAACTTTCACCGTCTATTCTTGTGGGGCATCCGTTCAATGCGTCGAATCCGGAAGGGTTCACTCAGGCGGCTAGGAAGCTGATTTTGAGTCTCATAGACCAGGCCTCCGCCGGCGATTCCCGTGTAAAATTTTCGACTGGGAACATAACTCTTCCAAATTTGCCAACAATTTATGCTTTCGCCCAGTGCACCCCGGATTTGTCCCAGCGGCAGTGCAACGAGTGCTTCGTTGGGGCTCTGCCTAAAATCCATGAGTGCTGTGATGGAAAACTTGAGGCCAGAGTTCTTACGCCCAGTTGTCAATTTCGATATGGGGCTTACTCTGTCACTCAATCGCCGCCGTCAACATCCCTGTTGCCTTCCCCTGTTCCTCCTCTTCTTAACAAAAGTACCCACCATG gaaataaaaataaaacctcAGAAACTTTCATAGCTGTGGTTGTGCCAATTGCCCTCGTTGTAGTTTTATCACTGACGATTATCATCTACATGGGCCTAAGAAAAAGTAGTCCAAAACCCGATGAAGAAGAAT CGACAGGTCCAACTGAGGAAGAAACGACGACAATGGGGTTATTGCAGTTCGATTTCGACTCCATTAAAATGGCAACAGATGAATTTTCAGATGAAAATAAAGTTGGGGAAGGTGGGTTTGGATCTGTTTACAAG GGAAAGCTTCCAAACGGACGAATCGTTGCGGTGAAACGGCTGTCTCAAGCTTCAAGGCAGGGAGTTATTGAGTTTAAGAACGAACTCCTTTTGGTATCTAAGCTTCACCATCGAAATTTAGTTAAGCTTTTGGGCTTCTCCttcaaagaaaatgaaaagtcTCTCATTTATGAGTTTTTGTACAATGGAAgtcttcaaaatttcattttcg ATCCTCTCAAGCGCCAAAGTTTAGATTGGGCAACACGCTATAAAATTATAGAAGACATTGTTCGAGGACTTATCTATCTTCATGAAGACTCCCGAATCAAAATTATTCATCGAAACTTGAAAGCTAGTAACATTTTATTAGATGTTGAGATGAATGCTAAAATTTCAGATTTTGGTATTGCAAGATTATTCGCATCTGAACAAACACAGACCAATACATCTACCATAATTGGCACTTG TGGGTATATGGCTCCTGAATACATAAGACATGGCTATCTCTCATCAAAGTCAGATGTCTTTAGCTTCGGTGTTTTACTTTTAGAGATTGTGACTGGACAAAAAAATAACCGAATTCTTAGCAACGTTGATAATATAGAAGACCCACTTATAAGCTAT GCATGGAGAAATTGGAGGGAGGGAACACCATTGAATATTGTAGATCCTTCTATTGAAGTTCAAAGGGAGATAAGAAATAAAGTGACACGATGCATTCATATCGGGTTACTTTGCATTCAAGAAAAGGTGGATGAAAGACCAAAAATGACTACG